Genomic window (Magnolia sinica isolate HGM2019 chromosome 6, MsV1, whole genome shotgun sequence):
GGCTTCCAATCCcttctttgagggggtttgtaatccattGTGAGAGCTCGGATTACACctgaaatcatttcaatagttgcaggtgtaacatatgtgtcactatacactatcattctattgggcacatgacccactaatgatgatcagcactgtccaaacattgtccatgtaaattagaaCCGtccaacattgtccagcaccatccaaacattgtccatgtaaatcatcaattaaaaatcgttggttagtcactcaaacatgatcttgtgcttgcagtCCATCTGAgacaatttcatcattttcaggcaaagcatatatttcagtagGCTTATCACAactatagtgtcaaaaattatatatctcactgattagggatattaaagttgatttagtaattaaattcaaacccctgtaaatataccatgcatatgtatttttgaattaaagttgattcacattccagggtgccaaacacactgggaggattgccaatccagggggtttccaatcctgggggttccgaatccagggggctctaaatccacgctcccaaggGCCTATTTAgccaggcagattggatgggatttgatagtattagagtggattgcatggatttcaaggtaatgatagttgagTCGGTGGATTGGTGCAAGAGCTATGGGATAGCTATAtcctgggattgctatatcgggtctgtttggcacgcccgaccaatcccgggattaaactttccaatcccttccaatcccccgaaccaaacacgtcccaggcaattttgaagggattagggtggattggatgggatttaaaggtaatgatggtgatgtcagtggattgtcttaagatccatgggattgctatatcccggggtaaggatcccgtgtctgtttggcacaccaggccaatcctgggatctatcttctaatcccttccaatcccatccaatctgcccagctAAATAGGCCCTAAGTATCAAACAAAGTTCTCTATCCACAAATGCATTCTGTAGTTGTtctccattaaaaatttcctttaTATTTTGAACGTATTCAAGAAAGAAAATCCTTTCATACCGAAGATATAGGTGTGACCCATTTTCGGATAACAAAATCCACCATCTAACCATCGCAAGATCAGCCTAAGGAATATTGTACTAAGTGACTGGATAGATGACCCAATCTTATTACAACTCAGTCAGGTATGTTGGATTCCTGAAGTATCTGCTTATCTTGGCGCGTGGTCGTGGTTGATCGGTTGGACTTGAGCCGCACATTCAATTTTGAGACGCTCACGCGAATCAGGTAACCGAGATTGCAATAACTGCAACAATGTGCGAACCAAATTGACTGAGACTGGTGTTGGGTCTTCCATCTGTGTGCTAGACCACTCAATGCACAGTACGTCAGTAAATCCCACGTGGCAAAGTCCGCACCTTTCCAAACGTTCCAACGACAAGTAAATATTCTTGTCATCAGTCTGACACGTGTAACGCATGAAAATGCATTTGCATGGCACTAAATCCTCACCTCATGGACCCAGGCGAATTCATGTACCGCATGGCAACCAATCGCTCCTATTTATAAGATAGGAAACGTTCACATACAACAAATAATAAAGAAGAAATCACATGCTTTTCCAGCCTACAGCCTACATCCAGCACCCAGCGGAGTTCATGTACCGCATGACCACCAATCAGTCTATAGATAAGCCAGGAATCATTAAGTAGATAAAGCAAATAATAAACATAAACCAAATAATAAAGAAGAAATCAAATGCTTCTGCAGTCTATAGCCTACGGTTGGGACTGGGTAACACCCCACCAGAACTTAGAGACGGAAGGTAATGTCTGGGGCTCTTTGAGaccaccatgatggatatgttttACCCACGCTGTCCGTCTGATCtgacaggtcattttagggaatgaaccaaataaaagttaaattgaaagctcaagtggaccacaccatctgacaggtcattttagggaatgaaccaaataaaagttaaattgaaagctcgagtggaccacaccacaggaaaggggattgaaagcttaccgTTTAAAGCTTCTTGGGGCacatcagttttggatcaagcttatacttATGTTTTTTCCTTCGTACAGGTGCACGTGACCTTAGAaaacaggttgtatggtaaataaacatcatggtgggctctggtaagttttcaacggtgggaattcaatccccacccattgcttcctgtagtatggtccacttgagccttcaatctgcctccttttgggcttacgtcctaaaatgatttgtcaaaatggatggaaggtgcgaataaaatgtataaatcatggtggccccacagatcaCCTTAcaagaccgtccatctctagctaggtcctggtggggtcaATACCCAATCCGCGCTCACAGTCTACAACCTTGCACAGGGTTCGAAAAATGAAAGCCGTAGATTTAACCACTACTAGCTCTAAACAGCTCCAAGCAACTCTCAGTTTGGAGCCCATGATCCCAAAACCTCTTGTAGTATTCTTCATAGGTGAATCTTCTGTAGATCGCCGGGTGTTGACCGTCGATCAGTTTATGTGCCGGTCCGATCACGGCATCCGGAGATGGGCAGTAGAATGTCGGTATTGAAATCCTTTCAACGTTGTTGTTTACCACCGCTCTGTGGAGGACGCTCTTGTACTGCCCATTACTAAGTACCTAAAACACCAAATCTCAGATGGGTTAGTGATTGTTACCATTTATGGAGATTTTATAAACTCAAATTTCATTATGAAAATTGAAATAATACAATACAAATTAACTGATGCTTTActtctaattattattattttattttttaagcgtACCTGTATCTGATCGCCAATGTTCACAACAAACGTGTTAGGGATGGGATTGACGGCAACCCACTTACCGTTTCTGAGCACCTGCAAGCCCGAGACCTGGTCCTGGAGTAGAACTGTCAGGGCATTCGGGTCCGTATGGCCCGGTAATCCATATGTCAGCTCCGGCTGTGGACACCGTGGGTAgtaattaatggccatgtgctgtGCCTGCTTGCCTAATGCCTTCTCTATGTAATCGTTCTCTAACCCAAGGCTCTCCGAAATCGCTTCCAATAGCCTTAAAGCCAAACCTCTAGCCCTCGTGCTGTACAAGCTGACAATGCTTCTGCAGAGATGGCCGATGTTCAATGCTATAAATGTTTATTATTATGCATTCTTACCGTCCGTTCAGATCGTGGAGTTGAGATCGTGGATTTGGTCGATCGTAGATTGACTAGTAAGGGTTTCCAATAAGCAAAAGATTTGCCCAGTAAGGAGTCACCAATTCGACCACTCTCAGGATCGGCAACTCTCCTAAAATTGGAAAGTCCCACCATCCAAACGGGCACTTGATAAAATGTTGAATTTGTATTCTCAGAATGAAACTTACCTGAATGATGGAGGATTAGTGGGCCATTCATCCACGAATTCCTCCAAAGGGTAGCAATGGAGTCTCAAATAATCTCTCCAATTCGAAACCTTCTCTCTTTTAATATTGAAACTAGTTGAAAGCCGGGTGGCTTTCAACGGATTGTCAGAATAGCTTTTTAATTTCTCAGATTCTGGAAGCTGAAA
Coding sequences:
- the LOC131248687 gene encoding protein DMR6-LIKE OXYGENASE 2-like, encoding MAISSSPQPQLTDLLSRSDRVPSHYIRPISDRPNLHDVHTLDVSIPLIDLEGLDGPDRPIIVQEIGLACQTDGFFQVKNHGIPQHVIDDMSHIAKEFFQLPESEKLKSYSDNPLKATRLSTSFNIKREKVSNWRDYLRLHCYPLEEFVDEWPTNPPSFRSIVSLYSTRARGLALRLLEAISESLGLENDYIEKALGKQAQHMAINYYPRCPQPELTYGLPGHTDPNALTVLLQDQVSGLQVLRNGKWVAVNPIPNTFVVNIGDQIQVLSNGQYKSVLHRAVVNNNVERISIPTFYCPSPDAVIGPAHKLIDGQHPAIYRRFTYEEYYKRFWDHGLQTESCLELFRASSG